A window of Streptomyces sp. Je 1-332 genomic DNA:
CGGCGAGCACGGAGGTGTACATCTGGTGGGCCTCGAAGTGCCGCCCCAACTGACCCATGACGTACGCCATTTCCTGCCGCGCGGCCAGCGTGTCCGGGTGCTCGGGGCCCAGGGTGCGCTCCCGCCCCTGGGCGACGCGCCCGTACTCCCGCAGGGCGTCGGCCGCGCGCCCGGTGCGGCTGAGCGTGAAGCCCACCTCGTACCGGCTGGCGAGCGTGTCCGGATGGTCGGGGCCGAGCGCGTGCTCCCGCTCGGCGGCCACCGCGCGGTGGACCTCGCCCGCCTCCGCCCAGCGGCCGAGGCGGCCCAGGCTCAGGCCCGCGTTGTGCCGGCTGACGAGGGTGGCGACCACCTCGGGTGACGGCGTGGGCCGTTCGGGCCTGCGCGGGGTCGCGGCCCGGCGCGCGTCGGTGCGCGGGATCCACTCGCCGGTCAGGCCCGCCGCCGCGTCGGGCGGCGTCGTCCGCAGCACGGAGGCGCCGTTCGCCTTGTGCCCGGTCGTCATGCCGCGGGTCCACGAGGGCAGCCGCGGCTCACGCGACGGCGGCTGCTCGGGGCGCCGGACGGGCGGGGTGACGACGGTCGGGACGTACGTGGGCACCGTGCGGCCGGTGACTATACGGCGCCCCAGCTCGCGAGCGTCGCTCGGCCGCTCGTCCGGTTCCTTGGCGAGCAGGTCGAGGACGATCTTCTCGAAGTACTCGGGCAGCTCGTCGCGGTGCGTGCGCGGCGGCTCGGGAGCCGTGTCACGGTGGCCGACGAGCACCGCCCAGGCGTCCTCCAGGTCGAACGGCGGCGCGCCGGTGGCGATCTCGTACAGCACGCATCCGAACGAGTAGAGGTCGCTGCGCTGGTCGACCTGGGCGCCGCTGATCTGCTCGGGCGACATGTAGTGCGGGGTGCCCATCGCGATGCCCGTGCCGGTAAGCCGTGAGGTGAAGCCGATGTCGTGGCCGAGTCTGGCGATCCCGAAGTCGCAGATCTTCACCGTGCCGTCCGTGAGCCGCATGATGTTCGCGGGCTTCAGGTCCCGGTGCACGATGCCCTGTTCGTGGGTGTACGCGAGCGCGGCGGAGACCTGGTCGGCGATCTCCACGACGTCCGCGACGGGCAGCGGATGCTGTTTGTTCTCCTCCAGGAGCTGGCTGAGGTTGCGTCCTTCGAGCAGCTCCATGACCAGATACAGGACGCCGTCGTGCTCCCCGAAGTCATGGACGACGGTCACGCCGCGGTGCTGCAGCGCGGCGGCGACGCGAGCCTCGCGGCGGAACCGCTCACGCAGCACTCGGGTGAAGGACTGGTCGTGCTGGGGCCCCATCGGCTTGAGGCATTTCACCGCGACCCTGCGCCCGAGCGACTCGTCGCGGGCACGCCACACCTCGCCCATGCCGCCGCGTCCGATCAGGTCCAGTAGCCGGTACCGGCCCTGGATCAGCCTGGTGTCCGCCATCTCCCGCCGTCGCCCCCGTTGCCTCGCTTCGCCCTCCCCGGCCCGTCCAGTATGGCTGCCCGCCTGCCGAGTTTGTACGGGGCAGGCCGGGCGCCGGGCCCGAGCCTGGCCATGGCGCGCAGAATGTGCTTCGGGGGAAGTTGCCAGCGTAGACGTGCGGGAACGGTGCGCAGGATGGTGCCGGTGGTGACGAGCCGCCGGGTCACGGTGGCGGGCGGCGGGGCCGTCCTGCCGTACAACTCGTGGGCGTAAGGCGGCAGCGAGGCGTACGCCAGATTCGCCACGCGCCGCCACAGCAGGGTGCGCGCCGGGATCAACAGCGGGTGGGTCGGCGGGCGTTGGAGGAAGTCGTCGACGTCGCGCGCCTCGGGCCCGGCGGCGAGGTCGGGCCGCACCCGCTCGAAGTACGCGGCGAGTTCGGCGGTCGACGCAGGGACGCCTTCGGGGTCGAGGCCGACGAGCCGGGCGCTCTCCCGCTGTTCGGCGACATACCGGTCGGCGAGTTCGCCGGTGAGCCGGAACCCCGACCGGCGCGCGACGTGCAGATAGGAGTCGATCTCGGCGCAGTGCACCCACAGCAGCAGCTCGGGCTCGTCGACGCCGTACCGCTCCCCCGTCTCGGGATCGGTGGCTTTTATCATCGTGTGGATCTTCCGCACGCGCGCCCCCGCGTGCTCGGCGACCTCGGTGGTGCCGTACGAGATGGTGCCCACGAAGTTGGCGGTCCGCATGAGGCGGCCCCAGGCGTCCTTGCGGAAGTCGCTGTTCTGCATGACGCCGCGGACCGCGCGGGGGTGCAGGGCCTGTAGATACAGGGCGCGGATCCCGGCGACCCACATCATCGGGTCGCCGTGCATCTGCCAGGTCACGGACGAGGGACCGAAGAGCCCCGGGTCGGCCATACAACCACCTCCTGGACGCAGGCTACGCCGGGTCAACTCCGGCCCGTGCGAGGGAGATCCGAGGTCAGATAGGAGATGACCATGTCCCCCAGCATCGTCCGGTAATGCGCACGGCGCGAGGCCTCGGTGAGGTCGCGGCCGAAGAGGGTGCGGAAGGTGTGCCGGTTGGAGACGCGGAAGAAGCAGAACGAGCTGATCATCGCGTGCAGGTCGACCGCGTCCACCTCGGCGGTGAACACGCCCTCCTCGCGCCCGGTTTCGAGAATGGAGGCGATGACGTCGATCGCCGGAGAGCTGAGGGAGGCGAGACTCGGTGAGGCGCCGATGTGCTTCGCCTCGTGGATGTTCTCGATGCTGACGAGACGGATGAAGTCCGGGTGCGCCTCGTGGTGGTCGAAGGTGAGCTCGGCGAGCCGCCTGATCGCGGACACCGGGTCCAGATGCCCGACGTCGAGCTGCTGCTCCTCGTGCCGGATGACCTTGTACGCCCGCTCCAGGACCGCGGTGAACAGCTGGTCCTTGCTGCCGAAGTAGTAGTAGATCATCCGCTTCGTGGTCCGCATGCGGGCGGCGATCTCGTCCACCCTGGCTCCCGCGTATCCCATGCGGGCGAACTCCTCGGTGGCCACGTCGAGGATCTCCCCCCGCGTACGGGCCGCGTCCCGGGTTCGCTTGACGGGCGGGGACGGCGGGGGGACAGCGGCGGCCATGCGGCTCCTCAGGGCGGATACATCGGCGCCGGTCAGTCTAATGCTGGTGAAGATGCTGAGCCGCGAGCCGGACCGCCGCGTTCTGGGCTCCGTATCCCCGGTAGCCGCCTGTGCGTTGCACCAACTCGAAGAAGACCCGCCCGACCGTGGCCGTGTAGCAGTGGAGGAACTCCCCCCTCTCGTCGCGGTCGTAGAGGATGCCGAGCTCCGCGAGGGTGGCCAGGTGCTGGGCATCCAGCTCGTGGCGGGCGTCGAGGTCGTCGTAGTAGTTGGCGGGGATCGGAAGCAGGCCCGTGCCGTGCTCTCGTACGCGCCGGGCCGCGCCGACGATGTCGTCCGTCGCGAGCGCGATGTGCTGAAGGCGGCTGCCCTCGGCGTCCGGCGCCGGCGCGATGTTGAGGACCATGCGCACGCCGCCGTCGTGGGACGCGACGGCCCGGCTGCGCACGAGGCCGTATGGGTCGGCAAGATCGTGGCTGTCATCGGCTTCCAGGCCCAGCACGCCCCGGTGGAACAGCGATGCCTCGTCGAACTGGTGCCAGGGCTGGGTGAGGGCGATGTGGTCGATGCGGCGGACTGCGTTGGCCGGTTCGCCTGCCCCCTCCCCCAGCAGCGCCCGCGGCCCGACGCCGGTGAAGTCACCGGTCCAACTCGGGTGGTCGGTCTGCTCCGTGCGGCAGAAGAAGAACTCCGTGCCGTCGGGCGCGGCCACCGCGTCCAGGGGCGCGTCCCGCGGCCCCCTGCGCCTGGGCACCACGGGGGCGAGCAGCGCCTCGGCACGCCGTGCGGACCGGTCCGGGTCGGGGGTCTCCACGCCGACAGCGGTCAGCGCGGGGCCTTGACGACGGTCGCCGGCACTGCCGCCGACGCCCACACCGGTGTTCAGCAGAATCCGGGCGTCCCCCTGCTCCCACAGCTCGACCGGCTTCCAGGTGTGCCGTGCGGTGTGGGCGAAGCCGAGGGACTCGAGGACTCCCCGCAGCGGTTCGGTGTCCGCCGCGGTCAGCTCGGCGAAGGCGAACCCGGAGGGCGCGGCGGCGACGGGCAGCGCGGACAGACCGGCCGATTCCTCCAGGAGGAGCAGGGAGCGGAGCGCGTCGACGGCGGTCGAGGCGGCGCCCGCCTGCCGGAAGACGTCGTTGAACACTTCGAGGGACAGCGGCCCTTGATATCCGGCCCGCACGGTGGCGGCCACCAGAGGGGCGAGGTCGAAGCCGCCCTGGCCGGGGAAGCAGCGGTAGTGCCTGCTCCACTGGAGGACGTCCATCGCCATCAGGGGGGCGTCCGCGAGCTGGAGGAAGAAGATCTTCTCGCCGGGGATGTCCGCGATGCCCTTGGGGTCGGACCCACGGGAGAGGATGTGGAAGCTGTCCAGGCAGGTGCCGAGTGCCGGATGGTCCGCCTGTTCGACGATCCGCCAGGCATGGTCGTACGTGCTGACGTGCCGGCCCCAGGCCAACGCCTCGTAGGCGATACGGATGCCGTGGGCCGCCGCCCGGTCGGCGAGCAGCCGCAGCTGCTCGGCGGCGAGCGCGTCGTCGTCGACCGACTCGGGGGCGACGCTGGAGCAGACGAGCAGCAGGTCCGCGCCGAGGCGCTCCATCACGGCGAACTTGCGTTCCGCGCGCCGAAGGTTGCGGGCGAGGACGTCGGCGGGGACGGCCTCGAAGTCGCGGAACGGCTGGTAGAGGTCGATGCCCAGGCCGAGGTCGGCACAGCGCAGCCGTACGTCCTCGGGGCTGAGCGGGGCGCCGAGCAGGTCGTTCTCGAAGATCTCCACGCCGTCGAATCCGGCGGTGGCGATGGCGGTGAGCTTCTCGGAGAGCGGGCCGCTGAGCGAGACGGTGGCGATCGATTTACGCATGGGTGTCCTCCTGTCGTGCCGGGACGTCAGGCCGCCGGGGAGGCGGCCAGATCCCCGAGGTCGGCGAGCATCGGTCCGGTGTGCGGTTCGAGCCCGGTGAAGAGCCGGAAGGCGTCGGCCGCCTGGAAGACGGCCATGCCTCCACCGTCGAGGGTGCGGCACCCGATGGCGCGCGCCGCGCGCAACAGGTCGGTCTCCAGCGGCCGGTAGACGACTTCGGCCACCCACAGTCCGGGCCTGAGCAGCGTGACCGGCAACGGCAGGCCCGGGTGCGCGAGCATGCCGGTCGGCGTGGCGTGCACGAGACCGTCCGCGGCGGCGAGGCGCTCGGCCGTCACCGTGGTGGGCGCGGACGCCGCACGGCCGGGGCCGAAGCGTGCGGTCAGCGCGGTGGCGAGGGCGCCGGAGCGGGCCGGGTCGGTGTCGATGAGGGTGACCCGGTCGACGCCGAGGTTCAGCAGGGCGTGCGCCACCGCGGCGCCTGCGCCACCCGCGCCGAGCTGGACGACGTCACCGGTCGGCGCGTCGGCGAGGCCGCGGGCGAAGGACTGGGCGAAGCCGGTGGCATCGGTGTTGTGCCCGATCGCCCGACCGTTTCTGAAGACAACGGTGTTGACGGCGCCGAGCTCGGCGGCGTCGGGGGCGAGCTCGTCCAGGTGCTCGATGACCAGCTGTTTGCAGGGGTGGGTGATGTTCAGGCCGTCGAAGCCGAGACGCCGGGCGGCGTGCACCAACTCCCCGACGTCATCGGGCGCGACGCCGAGGACGTCGATGTCGAGGGTGCGGTAGACGAGGCGCACCCCGTGCCGGTCCGCCTCGCGTTCGTGCAGGGCGGGGCTCAGGGAGGGGCCGATGCCGGAGCCGATCAGGCCGGTGAGGTACGAGGTCATCGAGAGTTCCTGTGGGTCGGCTTGGCGGGGTGGTTCACGAGGTCGCGGCGGGGGTGGTTGTCTCAGAGAGCGGCGGCCTCGGGCCGCGTCGTCGGCGCCTTGGCCGCACCGTCGCGCACACCGAGATCGGCCGTGGGCACCGTGTGCGTCTCGCGCCCCGTGGCCACGGCGATCGCACAGATCGCGCAGAAGGCGGCGGTGAAGGTCGCGACGCCGACCCAGCCGTCGCCGTCGGGGCCGTCGATCTGGGCCGCGAAGGTCACCGCGAAACCGGCGATGGCGAAGCCGATCTGGGTGCCGATGGCCATGCCGGAGAGCCGAACCCTGGCGGGGAACATCTCACCGTAGAACGAGGGCCAGATGCCGTTGGCCGCGCTGTAGACGACGCCGAAGAGCAGCACGCCGGTCACGAAGACCAGGGGGTAGCTGCCGGTGGAGATCGCCCACAGGTAGACGAAGATCATCACTGCGCTGCCGATCGCCCCGACGAGGAAGACGGGCTTGCGGCCGATCCGGTCGGAGAGCCTGGCCCAGAGCGGGATGGCGAGCAGGGCGACCGCGTTGGCGCTGCCGGCGACCCAGAGCATGCCGGTCTTGTCGAGGCCGACCGCGTCACTCGTGGCGAACGACAGCGCCCAGACGGAGAAGATGGTGCTGACGGTCGCGATCAGCGCGGCGGCGACCACCCGCAGTACGTCGGCCCAATGGTCCCTGAGCAGCTCCGCGAGCGGCATCTTGGCCACCTCCCGGTCGGCGGAGACCTGTTGGAAGACGGGGGTCTCGTCGAGGGTGCGGCGGATGACGTATCCGGCGACCGCGACGAGGGCGCTCAGCAGGAACGGAACACGCCAGCCCCAGCTGTAGAGCTGTTCGTCCGGCAGGGCGGCGACCGGCAGGAACACCAGGGTCGCGAGGAGCTGACCGGCCTGGGTCCCGTTGAGCGTGAAGCTCGTGTAGTAGCCGCGCCGGTGTTCCGGCGCGTGCTCCAGCGTCATCGCGTTGGCGCTGGCCTGCTCGCCGGCCGCGGACAGTCCCTGGAACACCCGCATCAGGACGAGGAGCACCGGGGCGACGGTGCCGACCTGGGCGTACGTCGGCAGACAGCCGATGAGGAAGGTGGAGAGCCCCATCAGGATCAGCGTCCAGACCATGATCTTCCGTCGGCCGAGCCGGTCGCCGAAGTGGCCGAGGACGAGAGCGCCGAGGGGGCGGGCGGCGTAGGCGACACCGAAGGTCGCGAGGGAGATGAGGGTGGCGGTGGCCGGGTCGTCCGGGTCGAAGAAGACCTTGGGGAAGACGAGGGCGGCGGCGCTGCCGTAGATGAAGAAGTCGTAGTACTCGAGCGCGCTGCCGATCCAGGCGGCGAAGGCGGCCTTGCGTGGCCGGCCCTGGGGCGGGGTGGCCGGAGGCTGGTCTGCCTGCGGGTGAGCGGACACGTGAACTCCTCGGGGAGAGCAGCCCGGCCCCGCCGGGGGGGGAGGCTGCGAGGGGACGTAGTTAACGCACTAGATAGTTAATTAACTTGGGTGAGATGCTGGCCCGCCCCTCGGGCCGTGTCAATACTTCTGGGTGTAACAGCTGCGGGGGTGGCCGCGAGACCTCGACGAGGTCCCGGGCCACCCCCGGCAAACAGGCGAACGAGGGTCAGCGGCGCACCCGCGGCATCCCCAGCCCGATCCAGGAGATGATCTCTCGCTGGATCTCGTTGTTGCCGCCGCCGAAGGTGAAGATGACGGCGCTGCGGTAGCCGCGCTCCAGCTCTCCGTGGAGGACCGCGCCCGCGGAGCCC
This region includes:
- a CDS encoding tetratricopeptide repeat protein, which codes for MADTRLIQGRYRLLDLIGRGGMGEVWRARDESLGRRVAVKCLKPMGPQHDQSFTRVLRERFRREARVAAALQHRGVTVVHDFGEHDGVLYLVMELLEGRNLSQLLEENKQHPLPVADVVEIADQVSAALAYTHEQGIVHRDLKPANIMRLTDGTVKICDFGIARLGHDIGFTSRLTGTGIAMGTPHYMSPEQISGAQVDQRSDLYSFGCVLYEIATGAPPFDLEDAWAVLVGHRDTAPEPPRTHRDELPEYFEKIVLDLLAKEPDERPSDARELGRRIVTGRTVPTYVPTVVTPPVRRPEQPPSREPRLPSWTRGMTTGHKANGASVLRTTPPDAAAGLTGEWIPRTDARRAATPRRPERPTPSPEVVATLVSRHNAGLSLGRLGRWAEAGEVHRAVAAEREHALGPDHPDTLASRYEVGFTLSRTGRAADALREYGRVAQGRERTLGPEHPDTLAARQEMAYVMGQLGRHFEAHQMYTSVLAVRERTAGADHPDTLRCRHNLAYNLSRLGRLEDSYQLAREVALARARVLGATHPDTLVTRYEVAYALGQLGRWPEALQTYREVADARVRALGADHPDTLAARYEVGISLGRLGRSGEALQFYRDLIDDRTRVNGPADPETLRARHGLGVNLGRQGRWEEALAEARDVCAIRERVLGGDHPDTLVSRREVAVGLGWLGRWADALTEYRRVAAAREQVLGADHPDALASRNDEAHCLEQLGRGTEAVELYRRVAALRQRRATGGH
- a CDS encoding TetR/AcrR family transcriptional regulator, which gives rise to MAAAVPPPSPPVKRTRDAARTRGEILDVATEEFARMGYAGARVDEIAARMRTTKRMIYYYFGSKDQLFTAVLERAYKVIRHEEQQLDVGHLDPVSAIRRLAELTFDHHEAHPDFIRLVSIENIHEAKHIGASPSLASLSSPAIDVIASILETGREEGVFTAEVDAVDLHAMISSFCFFRVSNRHTFRTLFGRDLTEASRRAHYRTMLGDMVISYLTSDLPRTGRS
- a CDS encoding oxygenase MpaB family protein — its product is MADPGLFGPSSVTWQMHGDPMMWVAGIRALYLQALHPRAVRGVMQNSDFRKDAWGRLMRTANFVGTISYGTTEVAEHAGARVRKIHTMIKATDPETGERYGVDEPELLLWVHCAEIDSYLHVARRSGFRLTGELADRYVAEQRESARLVGLDPEGVPASTAELAAYFERVRPDLAAGPEARDVDDFLQRPPTHPLLIPARTLLWRRVANLAYASLPPYAHELYGRTAPPPATVTRRLVTTGTILRTVPARLRWQLPPKHILRAMARLGPGARPAPYKLGRRAAILDGPGRAKRGNGGDGGRWRTPG
- a CDS encoding MFS transporter; translation: MSAHPQADQPPATPPQGRPRKAAFAAWIGSALEYYDFFIYGSAAALVFPKVFFDPDDPATATLISLATFGVAYAARPLGALVLGHFGDRLGRRKIMVWTLILMGLSTFLIGCLPTYAQVGTVAPVLLVLMRVFQGLSAAGEQASANAMTLEHAPEHRRGYYTSFTLNGTQAGQLLATLVFLPVAALPDEQLYSWGWRVPFLLSALVAVAGYVIRRTLDETPVFQQVSADREVAKMPLAELLRDHWADVLRVVAAALIATVSTIFSVWALSFATSDAVGLDKTGMLWVAGSANAVALLAIPLWARLSDRIGRKPVFLVGAIGSAVMIFVYLWAISTGSYPLVFVTGVLLFGVVYSAANGIWPSFYGEMFPARVRLSGMAIGTQIGFAIAGFAVTFAAQIDGPDGDGWVGVATFTAAFCAICAIAVATGRETHTVPTADLGVRDGAAKAPTTRPEAAAL
- a CDS encoding TIM barrel protein, producing the protein MRKSIATVSLSGPLSEKLTAIATAGFDGVEIFENDLLGAPLSPEDVRLRCADLGLGIDLYQPFRDFEAVPADVLARNLRRAERKFAVMERLGADLLLVCSSVAPESVDDDALAAEQLRLLADRAAAHGIRIAYEALAWGRHVSTYDHAWRIVEQADHPALGTCLDSFHILSRGSDPKGIADIPGEKIFFLQLADAPLMAMDVLQWSRHYRCFPGQGGFDLAPLVAATVRAGYQGPLSLEVFNDVFRQAGAASTAVDALRSLLLLEESAGLSALPVAAAPSGFAFAELTAADTEPLRGVLESLGFAHTARHTWKPVELWEQGDARILLNTGVGVGGSAGDRRQGPALTAVGVETPDPDRSARRAEALLAPVVPRRRGPRDAPLDAVAAPDGTEFFFCRTEQTDHPSWTGDFTGVGPRALLGEGAGEPANAVRRIDHIALTQPWHQFDEASLFHRGVLGLEADDSHDLADPYGLVRSRAVASHDGGVRMVLNIAPAPDAEGSRLQHIALATDDIVGAARRVREHGTGLLPIPANYYDDLDARHELDAQHLATLAELGILYDRDERGEFLHCYTATVGRVFFELVQRTGGYRGYGAQNAAVRLAAQHLHQH
- a CDS encoding shikimate dehydrogenase; amino-acid sequence: MTSYLTGLIGSGIGPSLSPALHEREADRHGVRLVYRTLDIDVLGVAPDDVGELVHAARRLGFDGLNITHPCKQLVIEHLDELAPDAAELGAVNTVVFRNGRAIGHNTDATGFAQSFARGLADAPTGDVVQLGAGGAGAAVAHALLNLGVDRVTLIDTDPARSGALATALTARFGPGRAASAPTTVTAERLAAADGLVHATPTGMLAHPGLPLPVTLLRPGLWVAEVVYRPLETDLLRAARAIGCRTLDGGGMAVFQAADAFRLFTGLEPHTGPMLADLGDLAASPAA